The following coding sequences are from one Pseudostreptobacillus hongkongensis window:
- a CDS encoding coproporphyrinogen III oxidase has translation MKIRSNIEINENKWKEFLYVFFKENEDEVYIEINENTTYFDVKVSNTVKNISYREEKIIENQEDIILKTSLLKLYNKILPWGSLVGVRPTKLVRKLLEKYSYEEIENILEKVYMVTNKKAKLLINVVKNSIEYIDNDTIGIYIGLAFCPTKCTYCSFPAYLKKGKYLERYNEYFNTIIKEIDEMSNLCNELNLPINTIYVGGGTPSFLDYNELNMFLKHISKFNMENISEYTFEAGRIDTLDRKKLEILKEYGVTRISINPQSFKDSTLKLVNRYHNIEKLNEVYKDSKELDFEINMDFIIGLPKEDTQDVLNTIKELENYEPDNITFHYLAMKKASYLTKNNYFFDKELDYKLINDKIYEVMEKRGYIPYYLYRQKSSSIEGENVGFCKPNKQLIYNIEMIEENKTIISIGAGAITKIITDRDITRLVNAKDPLMWVDEFEEKLNQKKNI, from the coding sequence ATGAAAATAAGATCTAATATAGAAATAAATGAAAATAAATGGAAAGAATTTCTATATGTTTTTTTTAAAGAAAATGAAGATGAAGTATATATAGAAATAAATGAAAATACAACTTATTTTGATGTGAAAGTTAGTAATACAGTAAAAAATATATCGTATAGAGAAGAAAAAATTATAGAAAATCAAGAAGATATCATTCTTAAAACATCACTTCTTAAACTATATAATAAAATATTACCTTGGGGGAGTTTGGTAGGTGTTAGACCGACTAAACTTGTTAGGAAACTATTAGAAAAATACTCGTATGAAGAAATAGAAAATATTTTGGAAAAAGTATACATGGTAACAAATAAGAAAGCTAAGTTACTAATTAATGTTGTAAAAAACTCTATAGAGTATATAGATAATGATACTATAGGTATATATATAGGACTTGCTTTTTGTCCGACTAAGTGTACATATTGTTCTTTTCCAGCTTACTTAAAAAAAGGAAAATATCTTGAAAGATATAATGAATACTTTAATACAATAATAAAAGAAATAGATGAAATGTCAAATTTATGTAATGAGTTAAATCTTCCTATAAATACTATTTATGTAGGTGGAGGAACACCAAGTTTTTTAGATTATAATGAATTAAATATGTTTTTAAAGCATATTTCTAAATTTAATATGGAAAATATAAGTGAATATACATTTGAAGCAGGTAGGATAGATACTTTAGATAGGAAAAAACTTGAAATATTAAAAGAATATGGTGTTACTAGAATTAGTATAAATCCTCAATCTTTTAAAGATTCAACTTTAAAATTAGTTAACAGATATCATAATATTGAAAAATTAAATGAAGTGTATAAAGATAGTAAAGAACTAGATTTTGAAATAAATATGGATTTCATAATAGGTCTTCCCAAAGAAGATACACAAGATGTTTTAAATACAATAAAAGAATTAGAAAATTATGAACCTGATAATATAACTTTTCATTATTTAGCTATGAAAAAAGCTTCCTATTTAACTAAAAATAATTATTTCTTTGATAAGGAACTAGACTATAAATTAATAAATGATAAAATATATGAAGTAATGGAAAAAAGAGGATATATACCATATTATTTATATAGACAAAAAAGTTCTAGTATTGAAGGAGAAAATGTAGGATTTTGTAAACCAAATAAACAGTTGATATATAATATAGAAATGATAGAAGAAAATAAGACGATTATTTCTATAGGAGCAGGAGCTATAACTAAAATAATTACAGATAGAGATATTACAAGGTTAGTAAATGCAAAAGATCCTTTAATGTGGGTAGATGAATTTGAAGAAAAACTTAATCAAAAAAAGAATATATAA